DNA from Leptotrichia trevisanii DSM 22070:
ATGTAAATGGATATTATAATGCAACTCTTAATTTTTTTAAAAAGTTTTTTGAAAAGAGTGTAAAAGGTAATGATTATGCTGAAATTACAGTTATGACTGGGATTTTACGAATTGCTAAGGAAGGAATTTTTTCTGGACTGAATAATTTAAAAGTGAATACGGTTTTGAGTGATAATTATACGGAATATTTTGGTATTCTAGAAAATGAAGTTGAAGAAGCATTAAAATATTATGATTTGGATTTTGATTTAGAAGAAGTGAAAAAGTGGTACAATGGCTATCAATTTGGTAAAAATAAAGTTTACAATCCTTGGTCCGTCATTAACTTTCTGGATGACAAAAAACTTGAGGAGCATTGGATAAATACTTCGAGCAATGATGAAATTATGAATTATCTTGAAAATTCAGATGAGAATATTATTTTTGATTTTGAAGAACTTTTGAGCCATAAGAGTATCAGAAAGGAAATTTATGATTTTGTGACGTTTCAGGATATAGATTATGCCCTAAATCTGAATAGAAATAGTTATGGATTTGAAATAAAAGAAGATGGAGCAAATTATGGACAATATTTGTATGATTTTGCACATGCAAACATCTGGCAGTTTTTCCTTCACAGTGGATATTTAACTATTGATAAAAAAGTTGCTAAAAGTGTTTATGATTTAAGAATACCAAACGAGGAAATATTTGATTTTTTTAGAATTAGATTCTTATATAGGACTTATCGTGGGCATTATAGATTTTATGGGCTTGGAGAGTATTTGATAAAGGGTGATTATGAAAAGTTTGGGAAAGAAATAAAGGCATTATTAAAAAATGCGATAAGTTTTAGGGATTTGAAGGAGGAAAATTCTTATCATTTGTTTGTAATCGGGCTGGTTTCGATAATGTCAGAAAATTATTTTGTGAAATCAAATGTGGAAAGTGGGGATGGAATTCCAGATTTGGTGTTGAAACCACGAAATAAGAAAGATAAGGCATTTATATTTGAATTTAAATATTCGAGAGCGAAGGATAGCAGAAATTTGAAAAGGACTGCGAAAAGTGCTTTGAAACAGATAAATGACAGAAATTATGTGGATGGACTTAAATACGAGGGATATGAGAATGTTGTAAAAATTGGGATGGGATTCAGGAAGAAGGATGTGGAAGTTGTGGTTGACGTAGAATAAATTTAGAAATACCAAAAAGAAAATTTTTAAAAACGCTTTACAAATGTGAAAAAATTAGTTATAATGATAAATATTATGTGATAGAGGTGCAATTATTAAAAGTAAATTTACGGAGAAAAGTCAATTCTGTGAAATAAGTTGAAAGGAATAATTGCCGAAGCGTAAGGGTTGACTGTCTTTATTGCTGGGGCTATGGAGAATATCCATAGGACTGTCATTATCAATGGATAATGGGGAGCTGTCAGATATAATTCATATAAATTTTTTAAGTTTTTTAGTTTAAAATAAAAATAATAAAAATTTTTAGATATATGTTTTATATGCTGATGCTTGGTATCGGCATTTTTTATTATCCAAAAAAAACAAAATACTGAAAGGAGAAGGGAATTTTTTATT
Protein-coding regions in this window:
- a CDS encoding AAA family ATPase — protein: MIRSEEKKKNLPVGVDNFETMIQKNYYYFDKTGLIEEILKNGTSRILFIRPRRFGKSLNMSMLKYFFNIENKEENRKLFENLDISKSEYFNRQGQNPVIFISFKDYEETNWEDGYRGLKEEIRQVYKDFTFLQDKLNNDDLVDFDNILKRKKEANYDKALLDLSRYLYEYYGKKVILLIDEYDKPIIKSHVNGYYNATLNFFKKFFEKSVKGNDYAEITVMTGILRIAKEGIFSGLNNLKVNTVLSDNYTEYFGILENEVEEALKYYDLDFDLEEVKKWYNGYQFGKNKVYNPWSVINFLDDKKLEEHWINTSSNDEIMNYLENSDENIIFDFEELLSHKSIRKEIYDFVTFQDIDYALNLNRNSYGFEIKEDGANYGQYLYDFAHANIWQFFLHSGYLTIDKKVAKSVYDLRIPNEEIFDFFRIRFLYRTYRGHYRFYGLGEYLIKGDYEKFGKEIKALLKNAISFRDLKEENSYHLFVIGLVSIMSENYFVKSNVESGDGIPDLVLKPRNKKDKAFIFEFKYSRAKDSRNLKRTAKSALKQINDRNYVDGLKYEGYENVVKIGMGFRKKDVEVVVDVE